A genomic window from Thunnus maccoyii chromosome 2, fThuMac1.1, whole genome shotgun sequence includes:
- the lpar2b gene encoding lysophosphatidic acid receptor 2b: MGVQNYNPDACYDNRTVKFFYEASGKNISDHWRRRDYVIVTLGMTVCFIVIFSNLLVIGAILKNRRFHFPIYYLLGNLALADLFSGVSYLHLMFHTGPWTIKLSIKQWFVRQGLIDTSLTASVLNLLAVAVERHQTIFNMQLHSKMSTRRVFIIMLFIWVVAIIMGLVPTMGWHCLCDLENCSTMAPMYSRSYLVFWAVLNLLTFSIMLAVYTRIFLYVRHKSKQMSQHTTQMRHRETVLNLMKTVSMILGCFVICWTPGLVVLLLDGLGCDKCKVLRYEKYCLVLAECNSLVNPIIYSFRDKDMRRTFKEILCFLCRRGGDPEGISGVHFNTLDHENDKSRIADPVERSNGTLLTRAGSKDILPSSEKWN, from the exons ATGGGTGTACAGAATTACAACCCAGACGCATGCTACGACAACCGGACTGTCAAATTTTTCTATGAGGCGAGTGGCAAGAACATCAGCGACCACTGGCGTCGGCGTGACTATGTGATCGTCACTCTGGGCATGACGGTCTGCTTCATTGTCATCTTTTCCAACCTTTTGGTCATAGGGgccattttaaaaaacagacgCTTTCACTTTCCCATCTATTACCTGTTGGGTAACCTGGCCTTGGCAGACCTCTTCTCAG GTGTCTCCTACCTCCACTTGATGTTTCATACTGGTCCCTGGACCATTAAACTGTCCATTAAACAGTGGTTTGTGCGACAGGGGCTGATAGACACCAGCCTGACAGCCTCTGTCCTCAACCTCCTGGCGGTGGCTGTGGAGCGTCACCAAACCATCTTCAACATGCAGCTCCATAGTAAGATGAGCACCCGGCGTGTTTTCATCATCATGCTGTTTATCTGGGTGGTGGCAATAATCATGGGCCTGGTTCCCACCATGGGCTGGCACTGCCTGTGCGACCTGGAAAACTGCTCCACCATGGCGCCGATGTACAGCCGCAGCTACCTGGTGTTCTGGGCCGTCCTCAACCTGTTGACCTTCTCCATCATGTTGGCCGTCTACACCAGGATCTTCCTCTACGTGAGGCACAAGAGTAAGCAGATGTCACAGCACACCACCCagatgagacacagagagacggTGCTCAACCTGATGAAGACTGTCTCCATGATCCTGG GCTGTTTTGTGATCTGCTGGACGCCCGGCCTGGTCGTGCTGCTGCTCGACGGTCTGGGCTGCGACAAGTGTAAAGTGCTGCGCTACGAGAAGTACTGCCTGGTGCTGGCCGAGTGCAACTCCCTCGTCAACCCCATCATCTACTCTTTCAGGGACAAAGACATGAGGAGGACCTTCAAAGAGATCCTGTGCTTCCTGTGCCGGCGGGGCGGCGACCCCGAAGGCATCTCTGGAGTTCATTTTAACACCCTGGACCACGAG AACGATAAGTCTCGTATCGCCGACCCCGTAGAGAGGAGCAACGGGACGCTTCTCACCCGAGCAGGCTCGAAAGACATCCTGCCCTCTTCAGAAAAGTGGAATTAA